The following are from one region of the Stanieria cyanosphaera PCC 7437 genome:
- a CDS encoding DUF3155 domain-containing protein, whose protein sequence is MARKRKRKSRRRQEGRKILELVPHYNIESGNDKPVTAARKYIASLGIAPPALLVVRRNEHTTDRYFWAEKGLFGAQYVEENHFLFPSLQSLEIKEQDKKKTVAVTSSR, encoded by the coding sequence TTGGCAAGAAAACGTAAACGTAAAAGCCGCCGTCGTCAAGAAGGACGTAAAATTTTAGAGCTAGTCCCTCATTATAATATTGAAAGTGGCAATGATAAACCAGTAACAGCAGCTCGTAAATATATTGCCTCTTTGGGGATTGCTCCTCCAGCTTTATTAGTAGTCAGAAGAAACGAGCATACCACAGATCGATACTTTTGGGCAGAAAAAGGTTTATTTGGTGCGCAATATGTTGAGGAAAATCATTTTCTTTTCCCTAGTTTGCAATCTTTAGAAATTAAAGAACAAGATAAGAAAAAAACTGTTGCAGTTACCAGCAGTCGTTGA
- a CDS encoding c-type heme family protein produces MKNWKLKQKFTIFLLAILLIGLTLVGGALATVLKLATENEIASQALILMETMNSVREYTNNQIKPELIDRIDTEFLPETIPAYSAREVFETLRQKNTNYRDFFYKEATINPSNLRDKADNFEKGLVEKFITNKNNKELTGFRSAPSGKLFYIARPIQITQASCLECHSTPEAAPPSVIERYGSVNGMGWKLNEIVGAQTISVPAKTVFERARQSFILIMAIISLVFIAVILLVNYLLNRNVIRPLNRMARVAEEVSTGNMDAEFAQTSKDEIGNLAEAFKRMKLSLAMAMSRLSQINKYKREQ; encoded by the coding sequence ATGAAAAATTGGAAATTAAAACAAAAATTTACAATCTTCCTATTAGCAATTTTGCTGATTGGACTAACTTTAGTTGGTGGCGCATTAGCTACTGTTCTTAAACTTGCTACAGAAAACGAAATTGCTTCTCAGGCTTTAATTCTAATGGAAACAATGAACTCGGTGCGGGAATATACCAATAATCAAATTAAACCAGAATTAATTGACCGAATTGACACAGAATTTTTACCAGAAACTATTCCTGCTTATTCTGCTAGAGAAGTCTTTGAAACTTTAAGACAGAAAAATACTAATTATCGCGATTTCTTCTATAAAGAGGCTACCATTAATCCATCTAATTTAAGAGATAAAGCCGATAATTTTGAAAAAGGATTAGTTGAAAAATTTATTACTAATAAAAATAACAAAGAATTAACTGGATTTCGCTCTGCTCCTAGTGGCAAATTATTTTATATTGCTCGTCCCATTCAAATTACCCAAGCAAGTTGTTTAGAATGTCACAGTACTCCCGAAGCTGCACCTCCTAGTGTGATCGAAAGATACGGTTCAGTCAACGGCATGGGTTGGAAACTGAATGAGATTGTAGGAGCTCAAACAATTTCTGTCCCTGCCAAAACAGTATTTGAGCGCGCTCGTCAATCTTTTATTTTGATTATGGCAATTATCTCTTTAGTTTTTATTGCAGTTATTCTACTCGTAAATTACTTGCTAAATCGTAATGTAATTCGTCCTTTAAATAGAATGGCAAGAGTAGCTGAAGAAGTAAGTACAGGTAATATGGATGCAGAATTTGCACAAACTTCTAAAGACGAAATTGGCAATTTAGCAGAAGCTTTTAAACGGATGAAATTAAGTTTAGCAATGGCAATGAGCCGACTTAGTCAAATCAATAAATATAAAAGAGAGCAATAA
- a CDS encoding sensor histidine kinase, translated as MSYSFISASAEFTALCQSQLELLSRGVGAVWSAVYLTEELVENKQGRLVPLAIYPRNLMQQGQELPPVSLTNNLQQLTTQVQLSSLPLLQGTIVEKQIINPEKKLDSEVKKQLVLPLIYDTRVMGVLVTQKDEDWQPQELEQIEKIAQTLALARFLDHRYQWYQKQLAKQESLRQIEQDRLDDLLHQIRNPLTALRTFSKLLIKRLLPEDRNQSVAKSILRESDRLQELLEQFETETQQKEEENKALTLSTTSVRLTTDLPQSSHFLLPGNISELEAVSILEVLKILLISLQEIAAEQEIELIAELPQNLPLVIANAKALREVLNNLIDNALKYTPTGGKVVIYIIEKQEQPEQSWLGIAISDSGYGIPFEEQPKIFERHYRGIQAQSDIPGSGLGLAIAKDLVEKMGGKIEIISPNQLGKNTSLPGTTMIVWLVVASEN; from the coding sequence ATGTCTTATTCTTTTATTTCTGCTAGTGCCGAATTTACTGCTCTGTGTCAATCTCAACTAGAATTACTTAGTCGAGGGGTGGGAGCAGTTTGGAGTGCCGTTTATTTAACTGAAGAACTAGTAGAAAATAAACAAGGAAGATTAGTTCCTTTAGCGATTTATCCTCGAAATTTAATGCAGCAAGGACAAGAATTGCCTCCTGTTAGTCTCACTAACAATTTACAACAACTAACAACTCAAGTTCAATTATCTTCTCTTCCTTTACTTCAAGGAACAATTGTCGAAAAACAGATTATTAATCCAGAAAAAAAACTAGATTCTGAGGTTAAAAAACAGTTAGTGTTACCCTTAATCTATGACACAAGGGTGATGGGTGTATTAGTAACTCAAAAAGATGAAGATTGGCAACCGCAAGAATTAGAACAAATTGAAAAAATAGCTCAAACTTTAGCACTTGCTCGTTTTTTAGATCATCGCTATCAATGGTATCAAAAACAATTAGCGAAACAAGAATCTTTACGTCAAATTGAGCAAGATAGATTAGATGATTTATTGCATCAAATACGCAATCCACTCACTGCTTTAAGAACTTTTAGTAAGCTTTTAATTAAAAGGTTGTTACCAGAAGATCGAAACCAATCGGTTGCTAAAAGTATTTTACGAGAAAGCGATCGCTTACAGGAATTATTAGAACAATTTGAAACAGAAACTCAACAAAAAGAAGAAGAAAATAAGGCGTTAACTTTAAGTACAACTTCTGTACGTTTAACAACTGATCTTCCTCAATCTAGTCATTTTTTACTGCCTGGTAATATTTCTGAATTAGAAGCAGTATCGATTTTAGAGGTTTTAAAAATTTTATTGATTTCTTTACAGGAAATTGCAGCAGAACAAGAAATAGAATTAATTGCTGAACTACCTCAAAATTTACCATTGGTAATAGCTAATGCTAAAGCTTTAAGAGAAGTTTTAAATAATTTAATTGACAATGCATTGAAATATACTCCAACTGGGGGAAAAGTTGTAATTTATATAATTGAAAAACAAGAGCAACCGGAGCAAAGTTGGTTAGGAATTGCCATTAGTGATAGTGGTTATGGTATTCCTTTTGAAGAGCAACCCAAAATTTTTGAACGTCATTATCGTGGCATACAAGCTCAAAGCGATATTCCTGGGAGTGGTTTAGGATTAGCGATCGCCAAAGATTTAGTTGAAAAAATGGGAGGAAAAATTGAAATAATTAGTCCTAATCAGCTTGGAAAAAACACTAGCTTACCAGGGACAACTATGATTGTTTGGTTAGTTGTTGCTTCAGAAAACTAG
- a CDS encoding cofactor assembly of complex C subunit B, with translation MDTTIISSTFLLTILMTVGLFFFIRASVKDRTKKIQFLSTESEEILWQKLQQYFETRAYRVIDWNQEQKQVTLEGFVQPSWFLAIFLTILAGIGLSCLALVIFWVYPTVGNLVWGLIILAPLAGIFYWQKAGRLEQVSLSIQTDLKLKPNQSNLLTVTAHRDELLQLQQNLSLQLVE, from the coding sequence GTGGATACAACAATTATTTCTTCTACTTTCCTACTAACCATATTAATGACAGTAGGATTATTTTTCTTTATTCGAGCTTCGGTTAAAGACCGTACTAAAAAAATTCAATTTTTATCAACTGAATCAGAGGAAATTTTATGGCAAAAATTACAACAATACTTTGAAACAAGAGCTTATCGAGTAATTGATTGGAATCAAGAACAAAAACAAGTTACCTTAGAAGGCTTTGTGCAGCCTAGTTGGTTTTTAGCAATTTTTTTGACAATTCTAGCTGGGATAGGATTATCTTGTCTGGCGTTAGTAATTTTCTGGGTTTATCCCACTGTAGGTAATTTAGTTTGGGGACTCATTATTTTAGCGCCCCTTGCAGGTATTTTTTATTGGCAAAAAGCAGGAAGATTAGAACAGGTTTCCTTATCAATCCAAACAGATTTAAAGTTGAAACCAAACCAATCAAATCTTTTAACCGTAACTGCTCATCGAGATGAATTACTTCAATTGCAACAGAATTTATCTTTGCAACTAGTTGAGTAA
- a CDS encoding GumC family protein, translating into MQNAGSDRSVYLNKINGNGHGNGNYLYSMPPVIDNTAIEENEDSIDLRQLLNVVKHRLRLITAVTLGVTTLTALWTFTQEPKYRGSFQVLVEPVTNEQRGENSLENPLTILGGEWQGLDYDTQIEVLRSPNVMTPIVNTLEQKYPEITYDELIRENRSPLKIERIDETKILEISYTDPDPQKIQFVLNNLSQAYLTYSLEERRVEVKQGIEFVKQQLPGVRARVDELQEKLQNFRQKYNLLDPQQQASLLSRNLVDFEEKFFEVKTKLNETRSLYANLQRQIGLEPNQAIAGSYLSESPRYQNLLNELQQVEVELAKESARFQPANPVVQALEDKRQELLPLLQQEAIRVLGDKFSQDIQDSSSLASPSSLRLELNKQFINTANEIETLELREQALQQAIAQLNGLTKQMPVIARQYTDIQRQLIVATESLNRFLEAEEKLQLQAAQQALPWQLIAKPLLEENPVSPNPPRNLALGLIGGICLGLGAALLAERLDPVFHDTEELKDAVKLPLLGSIPLQKELKPLELLTTAETKPVGLPQLQIGDSVLNLTSQTEEKATSRGQRNWYNASPFLEAFRSLSTNIKLLGSDSPINSIVISSSIPSEGKSTISSHLAQAAAAMGQKVLLIDADLRRPQVHRWMGLENKDGLSNVLATGLDVNAAIQKVPHWDNLSVMTAGDIPPDPTRLLSSKRMQDLMEQLKNEGQYDFIIYDTPPILGFADGRILAGRTNGVVLVIRMNKTDRSLLKQNIDNLKMSNFPVLGIIANQVNRSSNGSYYYHHYYAERDESNS; encoded by the coding sequence ATGCAAAATGCGGGCTCTGATCGCTCTGTTTATCTCAATAAAATCAATGGCAATGGTCATGGCAATGGTAATTATTTATATTCTATGCCTCCTGTCATCGATAATACTGCGATTGAAGAAAATGAAGACAGTATCGATCTGCGTCAACTTTTAAACGTAGTTAAACATCGTTTACGCCTAATTACTGCTGTAACACTTGGAGTTACAACTCTAACCGCTCTGTGGACATTTACTCAAGAACCTAAGTATCGTGGTAGTTTTCAAGTTCTAGTAGAACCAGTTACTAACGAACAAAGAGGAGAAAATTCCTTAGAAAATCCTCTAACTATTTTGGGGGGAGAATGGCAAGGCTTGGATTACGATACTCAAATTGAAGTCTTGCGTAGTCCAAACGTAATGACTCCGATCGTTAATACTTTAGAGCAAAAATATCCTGAAATTACTTACGATGAATTAATTAGGGAAAATAGATCTCCCTTAAAAATTGAGCGGATCGACGAAACTAAAATTTTAGAGATATCTTATACTGACCCTGATCCTCAAAAAATTCAATTTGTTTTAAATAATCTATCTCAAGCTTATTTAACTTATTCCTTAGAAGAAAGAAGAGTCGAAGTTAAACAAGGAATCGAGTTTGTTAAACAACAATTACCTGGAGTTAGAGCTAGAGTAGATGAGTTACAGGAAAAACTACAAAACTTTCGCCAAAAATATAATCTTCTCGATCCCCAGCAACAAGCAAGTCTTTTATCCAGAAATTTAGTTGATTTTGAAGAAAAGTTTTTTGAAGTCAAAACTAAACTTAATGAAACTAGATCTTTATACGCTAATTTACAGAGACAAATTGGCTTAGAACCCAATCAGGCGATCGCTGGTAGCTATTTAAGTGAATCTCCTCGTTATCAAAACTTACTAAACGAATTACAACAAGTAGAAGTAGAATTAGCCAAAGAATCGGCTCGTTTTCAACCAGCCAACCCGGTAGTTCAAGCTCTTGAAGACAAACGACAAGAGTTACTTCCTTTATTGCAACAAGAAGCAATTAGGGTTTTGGGAGATAAATTTTCTCAAGACATCCAAGATTCTTCTTCTTTAGCTTCTCCTAGTAGTCTTCGCTTAGAATTAAATAAGCAGTTTATTAATACAGCTAATGAGATTGAAACGTTGGAATTGCGTGAACAAGCATTACAACAAGCGATCGCACAATTAAATGGCTTAACTAAACAAATGCCTGTGATTGCTCGTCAATACACCGATATACAACGTCAACTAATTGTTGCGACAGAAAGTTTAAACCGTTTTCTAGAAGCAGAAGAAAAACTTCAACTCCAAGCTGCTCAACAAGCTTTACCTTGGCAATTAATCGCTAAACCTTTACTAGAAGAAAATCCTGTTTCTCCTAATCCTCCTCGTAATCTAGCATTAGGTTTAATTGGCGGAATTTGTCTAGGATTAGGTGCTGCTTTACTGGCAGAACGTTTAGATCCTGTTTTCCACGACACAGAAGAATTAAAAGATGCTGTTAAATTACCACTCTTAGGTTCTATTCCTTTACAAAAAGAATTAAAACCTCTTGAATTATTGACAACAGCAGAAACTAAACCAGTCGGTTTACCTCAGTTGCAAATTGGTGATAGTGTTCTCAATTTAACCTCTCAAACTGAAGAAAAAGCAACTTCAAGAGGTCAACGTAATTGGTATAATGCCTCTCCGTTTTTAGAAGCATTTCGTTCTCTCAGTACCAATATTAAACTATTAGGTTCCGATAGTCCGATTAATTCAATTGTAATTAGTTCTTCAATTCCTTCTGAAGGTAAATCAACGATTTCTTCTCATCTTGCTCAAGCAGCAGCAGCAATGGGACAAAAAGTCTTGTTAATCGATGCTGATTTACGTCGTCCTCAAGTTCATCGCTGGATGGGATTAGAAAACAAAGACGGATTAAGCAATGTCTTGGCAACTGGTTTAGATGTCAACGCAGCTATTCAAAAAGTTCCTCATTGGGATAATTTATCTGTTATGACAGCAGGAGATATTCCTCCAGATCCAACTCGCTTGCTCTCTTCTAAACGGATGCAAGATTTGATGGAACAATTAAAAAATGAAGGTCAATACGATTTTATTATTTATGATACTCCTCCAATTCTAGGATTTGCTGATGGAAGAATTCTGGCTGGTCGTACTAATGGAGTAGTATTAGTCATCAGAATGAATAAAACTGACCGCTCTTTACTGAAACAAAACATTGATAATTTGAAAATGTCTAATTTCCCAGTTTTGGGAATTATAGCCAATCAGGTTAATCGTAGTTCTAATGGTTCTTACTACTATCATCATTATTACGCGGAGCGAGACGAATCAAACAGTTAG
- a CDS encoding carbohydrate ABC transporter permease: MIAKKSLATYVSLIAIAVIMLFPLLWLVGTSFKSPTEDIFSFPPQLLPRQPTFKNFLSVWQTYPFGTYLLNSAIVAGLTVGLNLLFCSLAAYPLARLNFRGRNIIFALVVATIMIPFQIVMIPLYILVVNLGLRNTYLGVIFPNLASAFGIFLLRQAFQGVPKELEEAARIDGCSELGIWWHIMLPAIRPALVTLAIFVFIGSWSDFLWPLVVLDRPEYYTLPIGVANLAGTFSLDWRLIAAGSVISIAPILLLFLLVQRYIIPTDIGSGVKG, encoded by the coding sequence ATGATAGCAAAAAAGTCTTTAGCGACCTATGTTAGTTTAATTGCGATCGCTGTAATTATGTTGTTTCCTTTATTATGGTTAGTCGGTACTTCGTTTAAATCTCCAACCGAAGATATCTTTAGTTTCCCACCTCAATTATTGCCTCGGCAACCAACTTTTAAAAATTTTCTGTCAGTTTGGCAGACTTATCCTTTTGGTACTTATCTTCTTAATAGTGCGATCGTAGCTGGATTAACGGTAGGATTAAATTTATTATTTTGCTCTTTAGCAGCTTACCCCTTAGCGCGTCTCAATTTTCGAGGCAGAAATATTATCTTTGCGTTGGTAGTTGCTACTATTATGATTCCTTTCCAAATTGTGATGATTCCCCTTTATATTTTAGTAGTTAATCTAGGTTTAAGAAATACTTATTTGGGGGTTATTTTTCCCAATTTAGCTTCTGCTTTTGGCATTTTCTTATTACGACAAGCATTTCAAGGTGTGCCGAAAGAGTTGGAAGAAGCAGCTAGAATCGATGGTTGTTCGGAATTAGGTATTTGGTGGCATATTATGCTTCCTGCTATTCGTCCTGCTTTAGTTACGCTAGCTATCTTTGTTTTTATTGGTTCTTGGAGTGATTTTCTTTGGCCTTTAGTTGTTCTTGACCGCCCTGAATATTATACTTTGCCTATTGGTGTGGCTAATCTTGCGGGAACTTTTTCTCTAGATTGGCGATTGATTGCTGCTGGTTCGGTTATTTCGATCGCACCAATTTTGTTGTTATTTCTGTTAGTTCAAAGATACATTATTCCTACTGACATTGGTAGCGGTGTCAAGGGATAG